A region of Procambarus clarkii isolate CNS0578487 chromosome 22, FALCON_Pclarkii_2.0, whole genome shotgun sequence DNA encodes the following proteins:
- the LOC123756583 gene encoding UPAR/Ly6 domain-containing protein crok-like, with amino-acid sequence MVYLNLCAVLLLQLTFMVATSQGAQCFNCTGVNGTHCGDPFNGTLVDKETCNTKEETAGFEDAVVYICYKTKEKIEGGWLYNRGCTWSGQYGLYTDNCVLVGNATFDEFCMCKGDWCNPAERAGASALIVASYLLIAYLLLG; translated from the exons ATGGTGTACCTTAACTTGTGTGCCGTCTTGCTCCTGCAGTTGACCTTTATGGTTGCCACCAGTCAAG GCGCGCAGTGTTTCAACTGTACGGGCGTCAATGGTACTCACTGTGGTGACCCCTTCAACGGTACACTTGTTGACAAGGAGACTTGTAACACTAAAGAGGAGACTGCTGGCTTTGAGGACGCTGTTGTCTACATCTGCTACAAAACTAAGGAAAAAA TTGAAGGTGGATGGCTGTACAACAGAGGGTGTACATGGAGCGGTCAATACGGGTTGTACACCGACAATTGTGTCCTTGTCGGAAACGCCACCTTTGATGAATTCTGCATGTGTAAAGGTGACTGGTGTAACCCTGCTGAGAGGGCGGGAGCCAGTGCTCTCATTGTTGCCTCTTATCTGTTGATAGCCTACCTCCTTCTGGGGTGA